A single Longimicrobium sp. DNA region contains:
- a CDS encoding NHL repeat-containing protein, producing MPELLRCPTCSAPLAAPETLDTTARCPYCGTSVLLSGRTGASLPPVTVARKNAAGRVIGGVVLALALVIVVVATRSGSPPPAPVDQPRAVAGNPPGITPAPSAPSAPDAFADVVLRFGSEGTGAGRFEDARNVAVDGAGRIYVGEYSGGRVQVFDSLGTFVTQWMADPRMPMLDLEVDRGGTAYVVQSGRIRRYEGATGRPLGTVAGTGQGEGVNDLVLALDGTLWVVSGSSEVVHLTREGKVLRRVDLRQAVQENAAPARLAVSGKGEVYALDRWTNEVYRLDAAGKFVDRFGGKGDGPEQFRWAMELAIDGRGRVYVSDVGRGIRVFDAAGHFVEAFAERGAVFGLAFDDSDGLYTAQRNNHEIVKFRIKR from the coding sequence ATGCCCGAACTGCTGCGCTGCCCCACCTGCTCCGCGCCGCTGGCCGCGCCCGAGACGCTGGACACCACGGCGCGATGCCCCTACTGCGGAACGAGCGTGCTGCTGAGCGGCCGCACCGGCGCGTCCCTGCCGCCCGTCACCGTGGCCCGGAAGAACGCCGCCGGGCGCGTGATCGGCGGCGTGGTGCTGGCCCTCGCGCTGGTCATCGTGGTGGTGGCCACGCGGAGCGGATCTCCGCCGCCGGCTCCGGTGGACCAGCCGCGGGCAGTGGCGGGGAACCCGCCGGGGATCACCCCCGCGCCCAGCGCGCCCTCCGCGCCCGATGCGTTCGCGGACGTGGTGCTCCGCTTCGGCAGTGAGGGCACGGGCGCCGGGCGGTTCGAGGACGCGCGGAACGTGGCGGTAGACGGCGCAGGGCGGATCTACGTGGGCGAGTACAGCGGCGGGCGCGTGCAGGTGTTCGACTCGCTCGGCACCTTTGTCACGCAGTGGATGGCGGACCCGCGGATGCCGATGCTGGACCTGGAGGTGGACCGCGGCGGCACCGCGTACGTGGTGCAGAGCGGCCGCATCCGCCGCTACGAGGGCGCCACCGGCCGCCCGCTCGGCACGGTGGCCGGCACGGGCCAGGGCGAGGGCGTGAACGACCTGGTGCTGGCGCTCGATGGAACGCTGTGGGTGGTCAGCGGCTCGTCCGAAGTGGTGCACCTCACCCGCGAGGGCAAGGTGCTGCGCCGCGTGGACCTGCGGCAGGCGGTGCAGGAGAACGCCGCGCCCGCACGGCTGGCCGTCTCGGGAAAGGGCGAGGTGTACGCGCTGGACCGGTGGACGAACGAAGTCTACCGGCTGGACGCTGCGGGGAAGTTCGTGGACCGCTTCGGGGGGAAGGGCGACGGCCCCGAGCAGTTCCGCTGGGCAATGGAGCTCGCCATCGACGGCCGAGGCCGCGTGTACGTGAGCGACGTGGGGCGCGGGATCCGCGTGTTCGACGCCGCCGGCCACTTCGTCGAGGCGTTCGCCGAGCGCGGGGCGGTGTTCGGGCTCGCCTTCGACGACAGCGACGGCCTCTACACCGCCCAACGCAACAACCACGAGATCGTCAAGTTCCGCATCAAACGCTGA